Within Mucilaginibacter inviolabilis, the genomic segment TGCCTGGTTTCTGATTTACTTCATTATGCAGAACTCCGGCTTTTGTCTTATCTTGAATCCTGATTCTTAATTCTCTATCATGCTTAACCTTAATTTTGACCCGTTTCCTGTGCTCAGTACCGAACGTTTGCTATTACGGAGGTTCACTTTTGCCGATGCTCCCAGGCTTTTTGAGCTGCGAAAAGACCCGGTTATTATGCAATATATATCCCGGCCGCTCGCAAAAACGCTTAATGATGCTATAGATCTGATAAAAGTTATTAACGATTTACTCAAGGGCAATAATGGCATTACCTGGTGCATTACGCTTAAAAACGAACAGGAGTTTATTGGCAGCATAGGGTTTTGGCGTATAGAAAAGGAGAATTACCGGGCCGAGATAGGCTATCTTTTAAACCCGGCCTATCAGGGCATGGGAATTATGCAGGAGGCCATAGAAACCATCATTAATTACGGTTTTGGGCCTATGAACCTCCACACGATACAAGCAAACGTGAGTCCTGATAACCTGGCATCAATAAAATTGCTTCAAAAGAACAACTTTACACAGGAAGCCCATTTTAAGGAAAATTATTTTTTTAACGGCGCATTTGAAGATACCGTTGTTTATACGTTATTAACAAAAACTTAAATGTGTTAACAAAATATTTACCTCAGGTATTTTGAATTAAAAATTTTTAATGCATGTTTACAGCATAAAAACCAATTATAGCTAAGTGCCGAAACAATTCGGCTAAAATGGGGTTAACAATTATTAAAAACAAAAGAACTTATCATGGCAACAGAAAAAGGAAGCGGCATTACCGCGTATTCAGTAAAAACCAAAACTAAAAATGTACCAATGATCGATCCTGTTATCGACGTAAAGTCAGGAAGATACATTGCAACAGGTAAAGATAGCGCAGGTAATAAAATGGCCGCTATCATGGGAAAAGCAACTGCCGAAGAGCATATCAAAAACGGTAACGCCAAAAAAGGCACTGGCTGGTAAATAGCACAATAAAAGCCCCGGTATTAATACCGGGGCTTTTATTTTACCCCTCCTACTTATCTCTCCCTCTTCGCTTGGCTTCTACAGGCATTATTGAATAATTTTTGAACTAAAATTTATTTTCAAAATACCAACCAACTACGTGGTTTTTACGCATTTCCGGTACTTTTACGCAAAAAAAATGGGTGAAAACACCTATTTTCCTTCATTCCTATTTGTTTTAATTTTGCTAAACCTGTTAATTAAAACGAACGAGCCGATGTCTGTACGTATTCTTTGTATAAAAACCGATGCTAAACTGCACAAAAATCCTTATGTAGCTATTGATTCATTAGAGTGGGTAAATGAGCGCATTAACGTAAAAGGAGTTACCGAAAGAGCTAAACTTTATGACTGGATAAAGGATGCCGACGGAGAGGCTTATGTTATTGACGAGTATGGCAATAAAACCACGCTGATCCCTGCTCTTTGCCCGGATGGTAATAAATACGTTAAAACCGTATCTGACGAATCAAAACCTGATTATTTATTGGCTTTACCGCAGAGCGCATAATATCTAATTACTCAGGCCACCCTTTAAACGGATTTAAAGATAAAGCCGAGTTGTAATATTTTTTGTCGCCCGTAACCTCTACAGTAATCCAGGGAGGTAACTTAAACTTTTCCGCCTCATCTTCCAGTTCAATTTCTGCTACCAGCAGGCCTTGATTTTCGCCTAAAAAATCGTCTACTTCCCATATTTTACCTTCATAGTTAATACAATAGCGAGTCTTTTCCAGCTCTGATGTTGCAAAATTATTCAATAACTCTACCCCTTCGTTAACCGGGATAATATATTCATATTCCAGGCGACTAATGCCTTTTGTTTTCCCTTTAATAGTTATATAACCATGCTCGTCGGTAACACGCACCCGGATAGTTTTAATATCATCACTTAAAATATACCCCTGACGATAATGTTTACCTGCGGGTTTACTAAGCTGGCGCCATTGTTCGTGATCAACCAGAAACTTGCGTTCAATTTCAATGCCCATAATTTTTTATACCTGGCCGGTAAATATAGGGATGAAAATAATAATTAGGGGATGACATCACACCGCTTTTTTAACCGCTATAGCTATCCCCGTGGCCCAGCATTGTTTGGTGAGCACCAGGTCTGTCCGTTGTTCCAGCACTTCCATCAACCGGATAGCTTTTTCATGATGACCATCGGGCCAATTGGGCTGAGGCAGCATATCATCAATAATATATAAACCACCGGGGTTAAGCATAGCTATAGCTTCATCAAGCAACAGATACTTACCATGCCAGGTATCGGCAAAAATATAATCGAACTTTAACTGCTTGTTTTGTTCAAACCAGTCGGCACCATCCATACAAATCAGTTCCAGCCGTTTATCGTTGCCCAAAAACCGATCGGCAATAGCCAAAAAACGGGCATCATTGTCGATAGAAATAAGGGTAGCCGCAGCCTCCATACCATCCAGTATCCATGAGGTTGACAAACCGGTACCCGTGCCCAGCTCCAGGAATTTACCACCTGGTTTTGCAGCAGCCAGCGTTTTCAACAAGCTACAGGTTAAAGTATCAGAAGCCATGGTAAAACCCGATTCGATGGTAGCCCTGTCTATATCGGCGTAAGCTTGCGGGTAGGGCTGATTTATTTGCTGGTTCATAAAATATTGTTTCAGATAAAGTTTATTTTTGTTGATTCTCTTTACAAGTATATCAACAAAAACTTTATTTTAAAACAATAAATAGATATTTCATACTAAAAACCATTTTAGTATTTAGAATATTAACTTTATTTTATTGGATAAGACTGTAACGTTCCATTAGTCAGGTTAAGACAAAGTAACTGCTGCATAGGATAATTGAATTTACCTGCGGGGATACCCATAAAAAACAGCTTACTCCCATCTGGGTATTTGTAAAGAAAGCCGATATCAGCGTAACCTGTACTGATTTGCCACGCAACTTTACCATCAGGCAAAAGGGCCGTAAGCAATAACGGCGCATTATTTTCTGTAGATGCTTTGTGCATGACTATCAACCCTCCGTTACTTAGGCGAATGGGGGCATGGATATGATTATAATTATTGGCAAACAGCCGATAGGTTTCGCTTGTAGCCAATGAATCAGCGAACTGCAGGGAGCGTTGCTGCGGATCGGTTAAAAAGCCGCCGTATATATATACAGCCTCACTCACTTTTTCCCAATTGCCGCTAAGCTTGTCGGCAGGATGGCTATATAAAAACCGCCTTACCGATTTCTCCGAACTACGGTGCTGTACCGCTTCCCGCATATTGCTTGCCTGTAATAACTGTACTTCCTGATCATCCAGCACGGCCAGGCCTTGTTTACCATCGTCATAAGCCTGTACCATCAACCCATCATATGAGGGTTGGTTCTTGCGTTTAAAATACTTATCAGGATTGTTGAGGTTGATAGTGCCTGTTTTTAAGGTGAGGCCGTTGATACTATAAAAAAGCCCATCGGTACCTTTAAAAAGCACCGCCTGCAGCGAATCATTATAAGCAAATTTAATATCGCTGCTATTGTACGATGTAAAATCCTCTTTGCTCATTTTATCCTTAACGGTTTCAAAATGATCATTTTGGGCAACCACCTCCCCTGTTTGTTTATCGATCACATATAATTCATTCCGCAGAAAAAATAAATATTTGGAAGATTGACCCAGCAATGCCGCAAGGCCAAAATCCTGGTCGCGGTTGTTTTTAGCATCAAGCAGTACCCTCCATAGTCTTTTACCGTTTTCCAGATCAATAGCTTCGGCATACCGCTTGTTATCGGAATAGGTTTCTGTTGTTCCAGATTCATGGGTAACTACGGTGGCCATCACCGCATGTCCGTTCATATGATAAATTAAGGCATCTGCCTGAGCATAGGTGGCTGCACCACTATTGATCATGCTGATTATACCCCAAACAATACCACTAATAATCAATATAGGTAATAAAAAAAGTAAAGAGAAGCGCCAGTAATTACGCTGAGATGGTAGTACGCCAGGAGGCCAGTTATGTTGTTGCATAAGGTAGTTTAATCAAAAACACGGTGGCTTTTGATTTGTTTGGTCTGCTATCTGCACAAATTAAAAATCGCATAACGCCATATGCGTTATGCGGCCAACTATTTATTTTTATTAAATGATTTAATGACAAACCATCATTAATTCTATATCCAAACTACTTTTTGTTCGCTTTGATGGGCTTTCCCAATAATATCTCCATACAGTTCTGGTTTTCTGGCCTTGATGTAGCGATAACCGCCAGCCAGGGTTAGTTTATCGGCATGAATATTGGCAATGGTAATTTCATTATCCAATGATCTGCACTCGGCTATCACATCGCCATAAGGATCAATAACCATCGAACATCCGTTTTTAAGCTGATCATCATCCATACCTATTGGGTTAGAGAAAACTGCATAAACTGCATTATCATAGGCCCGGGCAGGCAACCATTTCATCAGCCAGGCACGACCTTTAAGTCCATCAAATTCTTCCCGTAATTGTTTTGCGCTGCCTATTTTATCCTTCCAAAGTATAGCATCAACAAAACCGGCCCCGGGACGGGTAGATGGCGTACACATAGTTACGTGTGGCATAAAAATAATATCGGCACCCAGCAGCTTGGTAGCCCTTACATTTTCAATAACATTATTATCATAACAGATCAGGATACCGCATTTCCAGCCTAAAATTTCAAAAACAGTATAGCTGGTACCTGGCTGTAAATGAGGATTTATAAACGGATGTAATTTGCGATGCTTAGCCACCAGGCCGTTTTTGTCCACACATACCTGGGCTTTAAACAGGTTATCATTTTCGTCTTTTTCAAACAATCCGGCCAGTATAACAATGTCAAATTCGCGAGCGTAAGCGGTAAGTGTCGAAATGCTTTCTCCTCCTGGAATTACTTCGGCCAGGTCAAGCATCTGTTGTTTATCCAGGTGCCGGGCAAAAGTGTACCCGGTAACGGAGCATTCATGAAAGGCAATCACATCGGCCCCCTGCTGCGCCGCTTTTTGCGATAACTGTTTAATAATTGATAAGTTATAGGCTTTGTCGCCGCTCTTGTTTTCGAACTGGGCTGTAGCTATTTTTAAGTTTTCCATATGCTTGGTATTTAATATACAGCAAAACTATGGCGGCGTTTAAAGACTACCTTGTAAAAAACCGACATTTACAAAGAGACTAAACCTGCATAAAGTTAATAGCCAGCAGGTTATTTATTTTATAGGCTGATGGAGTTATACCAATGTTCTTTTTAAAATAGTTATTGAGGTGTGCCTGATCATAATAACCGCTCTCATAAGCCGCATCGGCAATTTTTGTGTCTTGTGGATGCCTTTGCAAGTTCTTTAAAAAATACTGCAGCTTCACAATGGCGGCGAAGCGTTTCGGCCCTATCCCGATATACTGGTTAAACCGGCGTTCGAGTTGTTTTTCGGTTATAGGTAAAGCATGCAGCAAATGGGCTACAGATATATTTCCCTTGCTGTTATCTATCAGTTTTAAGGCTCCTGTAAGCGCCTTGTCGGGGTACGAGCAACCTGCCAGCTTTTTAAATACAAAGTTTTCGATGTGTTCAATCTTGTTTCGGATACCTGTTTCATTTAAAACCCGGTCTTCCAGCTCCTCTGCATCGCTTTTAAAAAGTTCATTTAGTTTGATCAGGCCGTCGTTTAATTCAACAGAAGCTATTCCGGATAAAGCAAACAGGCCATAAGGTTGGAATACCACTACCAATATGTCTAATTTCCCGGTGGATATCAGATTTTTGTATTGGGTTAACTGCCCGTAAACAAAGCTACTGGGATGGATATATGCCTTGTCTGCAGCTTGTTGTACCAGCGGTGTTTTGAAGTAAAAAACCATCCCCGGGTTACCGTCAGAAAACAAACGGTAATTAATTGGCTCGCTGCAATTGTTTTCCAGTATCAAAAAGTGCTTAATGATATGAGCAAGATGCGGTGATGGAGGTATTTGCATACGTAAACCTGGTAATGAGGTAAAGTTACAAATTTCTGAACAGATACATTCCGGATACAGATTCATGCGCCTTCTTTCAAAAAAAGTAACAATCGTGTTATGATACCCCCAGTGCAACATATTGCTTATAACTTTCCGTTGATACAGAAAAAGCTATAATTTTGTGTGTTGCCTGTGCTCTAAACGGACACTTTACTATCATTTAAATTTATCGTGATTGTAAAAAAATGTTAAATGACAGGTGCGTCCGGCACGCTGCAACCCTAAATGTTTATATTAGCCCCTGTTAGCCGCTTTATATTATATTAATGATATCTAGAAAAATTTTACTCCTAATTTCGCTGTTATTCTCTTTTGGTTTTGCTGCTTCGGCGCAACAGGATAGCATACCCTTAAATACGCTTATTCAAAAAACTGCTAAATTTCAAAGCAGCTATCCTATTGAAAAGGTTTATCTGCATTTAGATAAGCCTTATTATGCCGTGGGCGATACCATTTGGTTTAAAGCTTATGTAACGGTTGAAAAGCACCAGCCATCGGGTTTAAGCGGTGTGGTTTATGTTGATGTGATCAACAGCCAGGACTCTGTTATGGAAAACCTGCGTTTACCTGTAAAAAACGGCTTTGCAAACGGTAACATTACCCTTACCAGCGAAACCTATAAACAAGGCCCCTACCGCATCAGGGCTTATACCAACTGGATGCGCAATTTTGATCCCGACTATTTTTACGACCATACCATTAACGTAGGTAATGCTATTGACAACCAGGTAAATACCTTTATCAGTTATAAAAGTTCGGAAAAAAAGGGCACCGTAAAAGTTGATGCGGATATTCTTTATAAAGACCCAACCAATGCCCCCTATGCCAACAAAAAAGTGAGCTGGCAATTGGTACGTAACGGCGATCCCATAACCAAAGGCAGCGGCCGTACCGACGATAAAGGCCATCTACTCGTGGATATACCCGAAAACGAATCTGCTACCATAACATCCAGTTCATTGGTAACCGCCATTGATATGGGCGAACGTAAATCGGTTACCAATTCATTTTCCTTAAGAGGTGCCGTAACTGCCTATGACGTACAGTTTTTTCCGGAAAGCGGACAGCTCACCAATGGCATACGTTCAAAAATTGCTTTTAAAGCCATCAATTCCAAAGGATTAGGGACTGATGTAAAAGGAACGGTTACTGATGACCAAGGTACAGTTATGGCCTCTTTTACTTCAGCACACCTGGGTATGGGTGTATTTGCTATAACACCCGAAAGTGGAAAAACATATACAGCTAATGTTACCTTTCCAAATGGTTCTACAGGCACCTATAAACTTCCACGGGTACAGGCTATGGGTATTAATCTGTCCGTATTTAATACCGATGCTGATAATCTTACGGTTAAAATATCGGCTAACGAGCTATTCTTACAGCGCAAACAAAACAAAAGCTTTTACTTGGTTGGACAAAGCGGAGGGGTTATTTACTATGCGGCTCAAACTGTGCTGCAAAATGCCGCCTATACAGCCAATATCCCAAAAAATAAGTTCCCAACAGGTATTGTACAGTTTACCTTGTTCTCATCCGGGGGATATGCTTTATGTGAGCGCATAGCTTTTGTACAGCATAATGACCAGTTAAATCTGGCTCTAAGACCTGATAAACCATCTTACACAACCCGGCAAAATGTTAGGATTGCCCTATCAGCAAAAAACAGTACAGCTCCTGTTGAAGGCAGTTTTTCTGTAGCCGTACTTGATGATACCAGCGTACCTACCAATGAGGACTCAGAATCGACTATATTAAGCAACCTGTTACTTACATCCGATCTGAAAGGATATATAGAAAAACCTAACTATTATTTCAACAAGCCCGACCAGGAAAAACAGGACAACCTGGATATCCTGATGCTTACACAAGGGTATCGCCGTTTTTCATACGAAGATATACTGGCAGATAAAAACCCTCCTATTTTTATTGCACCGGAGCAGGGCATTGAAGTATCAGGCATATTAAGAACTACCACCGGGCTGCCGGTAGGTAAAGGCAGCATCCGCCTGCTGATACCAGACCGTAATTTTTCGGCAGAAACGGTAACTGATTTATCGGGTAACTTCAAGTTCAGTAACGTGGTAGTGATGGATACCTCTAAAATAACCCTGAGCGCCCGTAACAACCCTAATGGCAAAAACATGGTGATTAGCGTAAACGGCGAATTGTACCAGAAATTAACCAAAAACCCTAATCTGCCAGATGAAATTGTAAACATAGATAGCGCCATGCGCCCATATCTGGATAACAGCCGCAAACAATATCAAAATTCCCGTGTGCTGAAGGAAGTAGTGGTAAAATCGACCAAATTTGAGAAAAAACCGAGCCATAACGATTATGGGACGTTCGCAGGATTACCGGGCCAGGCCGACCATGAAATATCCGGCGATCAGTTAAAGGATTGTCCCCTGCTAATCAACTGTCTAAGCACTATGGCCTTTGGTTTAACTTATGTAGACAATAACTTTTATATCACCCGCGATTATAATGCCGGCAAAAAGGTTCCTGTGCAGATATATGTAGGCAGCATGCCTGTTGATGTAAACTTTCTATCGAGCATGACAGGTGCCGAAGTTGCCTCTGTAGAGATCTTTTTAAAGGATGGGGTAAGTGGTCTTAACCGTATTAACCAAACCAATGGTATACTTCTCATCAACAAAAAGGTGATCAAAAAGGAAAAAATAACACTGGCTCAGTTACAGGCGCTTATTCCCAAACAAAACGTAGTTACTTTTGGCATACAGGGTTATGGTAAATCCAAAGAGTTTTACATGCCTAAATATGATGTTACCAAACAAAGCTCGCTCGGAGCCGATTTGCGAAACACCATTTACTGGAATCCGAAAATAATAACCGATAAAAACGGTGTAGCCTCATTCAGCTTTTTTAACAGCGACGCCCGCGGATCATACCGTGTAATTATTGAAGGTCTGGATGCCGAAGGCGATCTTGGCCGGCAAGTAATGCATATCCAGGTGAAATAGAGATTCTTGGAGTAAGGATTTTGGGAGCAAAGATTATTGGAACAAATACAGCAAAAAGTCTGTCAATCTTTACTCTAAAAATTCTTGCTCTTTACTCCTAATATCCTTGCTCCAAAAGTCCTTACTCTTTGCTCCCAAAATCTTAGCTCCCAAAGTCTCCAAAGTCCTTGCTCCTTACTCCAATAAATGATAACTTTATGATACACATAAACTTATCATTATGGATTTTTCACACATCAACTGGCTGGCCGTGGTAGCGGCTGGCGTATCGGCATTTTTAGTTGGCGGTATCTGGTACTCTCCATTGTTATTCGCCAAACCCTGGATGGCTGATAACAAGCTTAATCCCGATGAAGTAAAAGCCTCCAATAAGGGCCGCATCTTTGGCTTTTCATTTTTCTTTTCCATCATTATGGCAGTTAACCTGGGGATGTTTCTGGCCGATGCCAAAACCAATGTATCCTGGGGCGCCACTGCGGGTTTTTTGGCCGGGATATGGACATTCAGTGCCATTGCTATACAGGGACTATTTGAGCTGAAAAGCTGGCGCCTGATATTTATAAACGGTGGTTATAGCCTGATATCGTTAACCCTGATGGGAACCATTATAGGTTGGTGGAGATAGACGATGGGAAATCCCAAAATCTAAACCCGAAATCCTAACTTTTAGGAGCCAATATCTAAATTTACAATATGGATGCAAGGACGCAGACTATACTGAATCTGTTTCATGAGTCGTGGACAGAAACATTATTGCGATATGATGATCTCATAACCAATTACTCCGGTTTTGAACGGTTTAAACCTTTAAGAGAATTTATTTTAAAACTACAGGTACAGGACGAGGATAAATATTTTCGCATTGGTACATCAGTGCATTATCTTATTATCTCCAGATCAGTAAACCATGGGCTACGAACGGACCAAAAATACATCAAAATAGATGTAATAAATGAACATGATTATTACGTAACATTTCGGGAAGAT encodes:
- a CDS encoding CYTH domain-containing protein, with product MGIEIERKFLVDHEQWRQLSKPAGKHYRQGYILSDDIKTIRVRVTDEHGYITIKGKTKGISRLEYEYIIPVNEGVELLNNFATSELEKTRYCINYEGKIWEVDDFLGENQGLLVAEIELEDEAEKFKLPPWITVEVTGDKKYYNSALSLNPFKGWPE
- a CDS encoding O-methyltransferase — translated: MNQQINQPYPQAYADIDRATIESGFTMASDTLTCSLLKTLAAAKPGGKFLELGTGTGLSTSWILDGMEAAATLISIDNDARFLAIADRFLGNDKRLELICMDGADWFEQNKQLKFDYIFADTWHGKYLLLDEAIAMLNPGGLYIIDDMLPQPNWPDGHHEKAIRLMEVLEQRTDLVLTKQCWATGIAIAVKKAV
- a CDS encoding PA2928 family protein, giving the protein MQQHNWPPGVLPSQRNYWRFSLLFLLPILIISGIVWGIISMINSGAATYAQADALIYHMNGHAVMATVVTHESGTTETYSDNKRYAEAIDLENGKRLWRVLLDAKNNRDQDFGLAALLGQSSKYLFFLRNELYVIDKQTGEVVAQNDHFETVKDKMSKEDFTSYNSSDIKFAYNDSLQAVLFKGTDGLFYSINGLTLKTGTINLNNPDKYFKRKNQPSYDGLMVQAYDDGKQGLAVLDDQEVQLLQASNMREAVQHRSSEKSVRRFLYSHPADKLSGNWEKVSEAVYIYGGFLTDPQQRSLQFADSLATSETYRLFANNYNHIHAPIRLSNGGLIVMHKASTENNAPLLLTALLPDGKVAWQISTGYADIGFLYKYPDGSKLFFMGIPAGKFNYPMQQLLCLNLTNGTLQSYPIK
- a CDS encoding nitrilase family protein: MENLKIATAQFENKSGDKAYNLSIIKQLSQKAAQQGADVIAFHECSVTGYTFARHLDKQQMLDLAEVIPGGESISTLTAYAREFDIVILAGLFEKDENDNLFKAQVCVDKNGLVAKHRKLHPFINPHLQPGTSYTVFEILGWKCGILICYDNNVIENVRATKLLGADIIFMPHVTMCTPSTRPGAGFVDAILWKDKIGSAKQLREEFDGLKGRAWLMKWLPARAYDNAVYAVFSNPIGMDDDQLKNGCSMVIDPYGDVIAECRSLDNEITIANIHADKLTLAGGYRYIKARKPELYGDIIGKAHQSEQKVVWI
- a CDS encoding carboxypeptidase-like regulatory domain-containing protein, which produces MISRKILLLISLLFSFGFAASAQQDSIPLNTLIQKTAKFQSSYPIEKVYLHLDKPYYAVGDTIWFKAYVTVEKHQPSGLSGVVYVDVINSQDSVMENLRLPVKNGFANGNITLTSETYKQGPYRIRAYTNWMRNFDPDYFYDHTINVGNAIDNQVNTFISYKSSEKKGTVKVDADILYKDPTNAPYANKKVSWQLVRNGDPITKGSGRTDDKGHLLVDIPENESATITSSSLVTAIDMGERKSVTNSFSLRGAVTAYDVQFFPESGQLTNGIRSKIAFKAINSKGLGTDVKGTVTDDQGTVMASFTSAHLGMGVFAITPESGKTYTANVTFPNGSTGTYKLPRVQAMGINLSVFNTDADNLTVKISANELFLQRKQNKSFYLVGQSGGVIYYAAQTVLQNAAYTANIPKNKFPTGIVQFTLFSSGGYALCERIAFVQHNDQLNLALRPDKPSYTTRQNVRIALSAKNSTAPVEGSFSVAVLDDTSVPTNEDSESTILSNLLLTSDLKGYIEKPNYYFNKPDQEKQDNLDILMLTQGYRRFSYEDILADKNPPIFIAPEQGIEVSGILRTTTGLPVGKGSIRLLIPDRNFSAETVTDLSGNFKFSNVVVMDTSKITLSARNNPNGKNMVISVNGELYQKLTKNPNLPDEIVNIDSAMRPYLDNSRKQYQNSRVLKEVVVKSTKFEKKPSHNDYGTFAGLPGQADHEISGDQLKDCPLLINCLSTMAFGLTYVDNNFYITRDYNAGKKVPVQIYVGSMPVDVNFLSSMTGAEVASVEIFLKDGVSGLNRINQTNGILLINKKVIKKEKITLAQLQALIPKQNVVTFGIQGYGKSKEFYMPKYDVTKQSSLGADLRNTIYWNPKIITDKNGVASFSFFNSDARGSYRVIIEGLDAEGDLGRQVMHIQVK
- a CDS encoding AraC family transcriptional regulator, whose amino-acid sequence is MNLYPECICSEICNFTSLPGLRMQIPPSPHLAHIIKHFLILENNCSEPINYRLFSDGNPGMVFYFKTPLVQQAADKAYIHPSSFVYGQLTQYKNLISTGKLDILVVVFQPYGLFALSGIASVELNDGLIKLNELFKSDAEELEDRVLNETGIRNKIEHIENFVFKKLAGCSYPDKALTGALKLIDNSKGNISVAHLLHALPITEKQLERRFNQYIGIGPKRFAAIVKLQYFLKNLQRHPQDTKIADAAYESGYYDQAHLNNYFKKNIGITPSAYKINNLLAINFMQV
- a CDS encoding DUF1761 domain-containing protein, with the protein product MDFSHINWLAVVAAGVSAFLVGGIWYSPLLFAKPWMADNKLNPDEVKASNKGRIFGFSFFFSIIMAVNLGMFLADAKTNVSWGATAGFLAGIWTFSAIAIQGLFELKSWRLIFINGGYSLISLTLMGTIIGWWR
- a CDS encoding GNAT family N-acetyltransferase produces the protein MLNLNFDPFPVLSTERLLLRRFTFADAPRLFELRKDPVIMQYISRPLAKTLNDAIDLIKVINDLLKGNNGITWCITLKNEQEFIGSIGFWRIEKENYRAEIGYLLNPAYQGMGIMQEAIETIINYGFGPMNLHTIQANVSPDNLASIKLLQKNNFTQEAHFKENYFFNGAFEDTVVYTLLTKT
- a CDS encoding DUF3892 domain-containing protein, which gives rise to MSVRILCIKTDAKLHKNPYVAIDSLEWVNERINVKGVTERAKLYDWIKDADGEAYVIDEYGNKTTLIPALCPDGNKYVKTVSDESKPDYLLALPQSA